In Arthrobacter sp. SLBN-112, a genomic segment contains:
- a CDS encoding amino acid ABC transporter ATP-binding protein: MSAENTNNVLVDVRGVRKAFGSLRVLDDINLSVRRGEVLCLLGPSGSGKSTLLRCVNHLERLDGGSIYVDGELMGYRPHRGGLREMKPAEIAKQRRHIGMVFQRFNLFPHLSVLENITEAPTGVSRTPRQKARATALELLDRVGLAEKASSYPAQLSGGQQQRVAIARALAMSPKLMLFDEPTSALDPELVGDVLSVMRDLARSGMTMIVVTHEIGFAREAGDQVVFMDGGVVVESGAPRDVLENPQNQRTRAFLHSVL; this comes from the coding sequence ATGTCCGCTGAGAACACGAACAACGTCCTCGTAGACGTCCGAGGCGTTCGCAAGGCCTTCGGCAGCCTGCGCGTGCTGGATGACATAAACCTCTCCGTTCGCCGAGGCGAGGTCCTATGCCTGCTCGGCCCATCGGGGTCCGGCAAGTCAACCTTGCTGCGCTGCGTCAACCACCTTGAACGCCTCGACGGTGGCAGCATCTACGTGGACGGGGAGCTTATGGGCTACCGACCCCATCGCGGAGGCTTGCGGGAGATGAAGCCCGCGGAGATCGCCAAACAACGCCGCCACATTGGCATGGTGTTCCAGCGGTTCAATCTGTTTCCCCATCTCAGCGTTCTGGAAAACATCACGGAGGCGCCCACAGGGGTAAGTCGCACGCCCCGCCAGAAGGCGCGCGCCACCGCACTGGAACTACTCGACCGCGTCGGACTTGCCGAAAAAGCATCCTCCTATCCCGCCCAGCTTTCAGGCGGCCAGCAACAACGAGTTGCCATTGCCCGCGCTCTGGCGATGTCACCCAAACTCATGCTCTTCGACGAGCCAACATCGGCGCTTGACCCCGAGCTGGTAGGCGACGTCCTCAGCGTTATGCGCGATCTCGCCCGCAGCGGCATGACGATGATTGTGGTCACTCACGAGATCGGTTTCGCCCGCGAAGCCGGGGATCAGGTTGTCTTCATGGACGGCGGCGTCGTCGTGGAGTCCGGCGCTCCCCGCGACGTGTTGGAAAACCCTCAGAATCAGCGGACACGCGCCTTCTTACACAGCGTTCTCTAG
- a CDS encoding amino acid ABC transporter permease, with translation MPALEMKPATDDKRLSGHDIVARPLRHPWRWVAAALIAAGTSLGIISVWNNKNIEHDVIAQFLFDPRILNGVLMTIVLTACSMLLATVLATILAVMRLSSNPVMATVAWAYTWFFRGTPLLVQIVFWGYLGLLYANISVGIPMTELTIFTAPTPTVVTPFIAGLLALALNEAAYASEIVRAGLLSVDPGHVEAANSLGMSPRYTLRRIVLPQAMRIIIPPMGNETISMLKNSALLQLIAVQELYTRASDISAQNLRQVELLVVVSIWYLLLTTVLSVPQYFLERRYGRGVGRRVTTPWQRLRHLSSKFQEMQIKRAPVNPSHTDHEEAVKEDKHVR, from the coding sequence ATGCCTGCCCTGGAAATGAAACCGGCCACCGATGACAAGAGGCTCAGCGGCCATGACATCGTTGCCCGACCCCTGCGGCACCCTTGGAGATGGGTTGCCGCCGCCCTGATCGCTGCCGGCACCTCGTTGGGGATTATTTCGGTCTGGAACAACAAAAACATTGAACATGACGTCATCGCACAGTTCCTGTTCGACCCCCGCATCCTCAACGGGGTGCTCATGACCATTGTCCTGACCGCGTGCAGCATGCTGCTGGCAACTGTCCTGGCCACCATCCTCGCGGTCATGAGGCTATCGTCAAACCCTGTCATGGCTACCGTCGCGTGGGCCTACACCTGGTTCTTCCGGGGCACCCCGTTGCTCGTGCAGATCGTCTTTTGGGGCTATCTCGGTTTGTTGTATGCCAACATTTCAGTCGGGATTCCGATGACGGAGCTCACCATCTTCACCGCACCAACCCCTACCGTAGTGACCCCCTTTATTGCCGGCCTGCTCGCACTTGCACTGAACGAGGCGGCCTACGCCTCTGAAATCGTGCGAGCGGGTCTGCTCTCGGTTGATCCAGGCCACGTCGAAGCGGCGAACTCCCTGGGCATGTCGCCCCGCTACACCTTGCGGCGCATCGTCCTGCCGCAGGCAATGCGTATCATTATCCCCCCGATGGGCAACGAGACGATCTCGATGCTGAAGAACAGTGCCCTCCTGCAGCTGATCGCGGTCCAAGAGCTATATACCCGTGCCAGCGACATTTCCGCGCAAAATCTGCGCCAGGTCGAGCTGCTGGTCGTGGTCAGCATCTGGTACCTGCTCCTCACAACGGTGCTCTCGGTGCCGCAGTACTTCCTCGAGCGCCGCTATGGACGCGGTGTAGGCCGCCGCGTCACCACCCCGTGGCAGCGGCTACGTCATCTCAGCAGCAAGTTCCAGGAGATGCAGATCAAACGCGCTCCCGTCAATCCATCCCACACCGACCACGAAGAAGCCGTGAAGGAGGACAAACATGTCCGCTGA
- a CDS encoding ABC transporter substrate-binding protein, translated as MSLNRKHLLATALCGVLTFTGLTACSTSSAPPSTADAKLASLLPKRYANGINVASGVYPPMTTRDEAGNFGGFDYDLGQALGERLGTKFTFTTQDFTSIIPSLQAGKHDIIMFGMNDTAERQKALNFVDYFQAGLAIVVKKGNPEGIHGLLDLCGHTVAVAKGTTQAQFVRDQTDSCAKAGAGPIIPLELPSEGEALLAVRSGQAVGDVLDAAPAVNTAETSGDGKLFEIINDPHNPKGFGAAPTGIGVLKANADLTQALQKTLQSLIEDGTYQKLLDKYHLSQYAVQTAKVNGGA; from the coding sequence ATGTCACTGAACCGAAAACACCTGCTGGCCACCGCGCTCTGCGGTGTGCTGACTTTTACAGGCCTGACGGCGTGCAGCACCTCTTCGGCTCCGCCATCGACGGCGGACGCCAAGCTCGCCTCGCTTCTTCCCAAGCGGTACGCCAATGGCATAAACGTCGCCAGCGGGGTCTACCCGCCCATGACCACCCGAGATGAAGCGGGTAATTTCGGCGGTTTCGATTACGACCTGGGCCAGGCTCTTGGCGAACGACTTGGCACCAAGTTCACTTTCACGACCCAGGACTTCACCAGCATCATTCCCTCCCTCCAAGCCGGCAAACACGACATCATCATGTTCGGAATGAATGACACGGCCGAGCGGCAAAAAGCGCTCAACTTCGTCGACTATTTCCAGGCCGGCCTTGCCATCGTCGTCAAGAAGGGAAACCCGGAAGGAATACATGGACTGCTCGACTTGTGCGGTCACACTGTGGCAGTGGCCAAAGGCACCACCCAAGCCCAGTTCGTCAGGGACCAGACGGACAGCTGTGCAAAAGCAGGTGCAGGCCCGATCATTCCGCTCGAGTTGCCGAGCGAAGGAGAGGCGCTGCTGGCTGTCCGTTCCGGGCAGGCCGTTGGCGACGTTTTGGACGCCGCACCTGCGGTGAATACAGCAGAAACATCGGGCGATGGCAAGCTTTTCGAGATCATCAACGATCCCCACAATCCAAAAGGGTTCGGTGCGGCGCCGACCGGCATCGGCGTTTTGAAGGCAAATGCCGACCTCACCCAGGCTCTTCAAAAGACGCTCCAGTCCCTGATCGAGGACGGCACCTATCAAAAGCTGCTGGACAAATACCATCTCTCGCAATACGCCGTCCAGACAGCCAAAGTTAACGGCGGTGCCTGA
- a CDS encoding helix-turn-helix domain-containing protein: MSLSDLSRNPGGKGDVATLREVLARIGEPIVRVLAAPRGLDHQIRGTFLHDPADPLPEGVDALLLVPGLTPDSAAATDLLSASRLRGYCGIVIKQRGVDAADLAAAAIAAGVTVLTADDDVPWRHLDSLLLSLLGSQGAGAGDTPAGDDLFALANALAAVAGGAVSIEDLDRKVLAYSSLPGQPIDELRREGILNRRVPEITHNLGRYRVLLEAAGVIHFPEELGTRPRSAITMRAGRQPLGSIWAIEPPEGLSADGERALIDGASLAVMHILRRRNADELEWHMRESAILGALNGSWPAHDIAFRLSLPPNAELILCGLALLPDPTGTGPLMAHLGSAVSRYVFALRPDAGVATTSRAVYVLLPSGGLDAALRLARGAVSAMSPTFNDRVRVAVGQATTDPAKLPAVRQEVDDVLRVTLADASLPNVARLSDVHTRVLLNHVGDELAREPRLQHPGIAAMLAYDRRRNTDFAASISAWLEAAGDVSTAASVLHVHPNTLRYRLRRVSELFGLNFKHPDDRLGIWIQLRHLERGSATEP; this comes from the coding sequence ATGTCTTTGTCTGATCTTTCAAGAAACCCAGGCGGTAAGGGCGACGTAGCCACGCTCAGGGAAGTGCTCGCCAGGATTGGCGAGCCGATCGTGCGGGTTCTCGCTGCTCCGCGGGGACTTGATCACCAGATCCGGGGCACGTTTTTGCACGACCCGGCAGACCCCCTCCCTGAAGGGGTTGACGCGTTGCTGCTGGTACCCGGACTGACACCTGATTCCGCAGCTGCTACAGACCTTCTGAGCGCATCGCGCCTGCGGGGGTACTGCGGCATCGTTATCAAGCAACGAGGGGTAGATGCGGCAGACCTCGCCGCGGCGGCAATCGCTGCGGGGGTAACAGTCCTGACCGCCGACGATGATGTGCCCTGGCGCCATCTGGACTCACTCCTGCTCTCGCTGCTGGGCTCCCAGGGTGCCGGGGCAGGGGACACGCCCGCAGGCGACGACCTGTTCGCATTGGCCAACGCGCTGGCGGCCGTTGCCGGCGGCGCAGTCTCGATTGAGGACCTTGACCGCAAGGTCCTGGCATACTCATCGTTGCCCGGACAACCCATCGATGAGCTGCGACGGGAAGGGATATTGAACAGACGCGTCCCTGAGATCACACACAACCTGGGCCGGTACCGTGTGCTGTTGGAAGCGGCGGGTGTCATCCACTTCCCGGAGGAGCTCGGGACACGGCCGCGTTCGGCCATCACGATGCGTGCGGGCCGGCAACCCCTTGGAAGCATCTGGGCGATTGAGCCGCCGGAGGGCCTGTCGGCCGACGGAGAGCGTGCGCTGATCGATGGTGCTTCGCTAGCTGTCATGCACATCCTTCGCCGCCGCAATGCCGACGAACTGGAGTGGCATATGCGAGAAAGCGCAATACTTGGCGCCCTCAATGGATCATGGCCGGCTCATGACATTGCGTTCCGGCTCTCACTGCCACCAAATGCCGAACTCATACTCTGCGGGCTCGCTCTACTCCCGGACCCAACAGGTACCGGACCACTCATGGCCCATCTTGGTAGCGCCGTATCGCGCTACGTATTCGCGCTTCGCCCCGATGCAGGAGTTGCTACGACATCACGTGCTGTCTACGTACTGCTTCCATCCGGAGGGCTGGATGCGGCGCTTCGACTTGCCCGGGGCGCAGTGAGTGCAATGTCGCCAACGTTCAACGATCGGGTCCGGGTAGCGGTCGGTCAGGCAACAACCGACCCAGCAAAGCTCCCTGCCGTCCGGCAGGAAGTCGATGACGTCCTGCGGGTAACGTTAGCCGACGCCTCACTGCCAAATGTTGCGAGGCTGTCCGACGTCCACACAAGAGTGCTGCTTAACCATGTCGGTGACGAATTGGCCCGCGAGCCGCGCTTGCAGCACCCTGGAATCGCTGCGATGCTGGCATACGACCGGCGCCGGAACACGGACTTTGCCGCATCAATCAGCGCCTGGCTCGAGGCCGCAGGGGACGTATCGACCGCTGCGTCCGTACTTCACGTCCATCCAAACACCTTGCGGTATCGGCTGCGGCGGGTCTCCGAACTGTTCGGCCTAAACTTCAAGCACCCCGATGACCGGCTGGGCATCTGGATACAATTGCGCCACCTCGAGCGTGGCTCGGCTACTGAGCCGTAA